DNA sequence from the Daphnia pulex isolate KAP4 chromosome 8, ASM2113471v1 genome:
ATAGTTAGGAGAGCTAGGAAAAGGTGGATGAACCAGGATTCTAGCGCATAAATACGGCTTCCGGGCATTTGAAGTATTATATACAGTACACCATTGTTTCTCGTCCATTAGGAGCCCGCACACGCCAACCGTGCTGGCTAGATAGTAGACTTTtcgaccaccaccacacccGGGTCACGCAGAGAAGACTGTAAAATCTAGCTCTCTCCTACTAGCTCGACTCAGTGTGGTGAAAAACGGTCGTAAATTCACAACGTCCGCTCCGaccttttttgaaacttttttggcAAGAGCGCACgaaacttttattattattttttcgggtggtggtggtgggtggtaTGATACTATTCTATTCCATTCAATATAGAGATCTGGAATAGAAAGCGCTCAGAATAATAGGGCGGGAGAGTTGAACAGCAGGAAAGCCGCTGGCTTCTTTATCGACAAAACCATTAAGCGAAACATAAAAGATATtgcagggagagagagagaaaaaagaagaagagctggaGCTCATTGACGTCACTGTAGAGTTTACCCTATATCGATACTACATAGGCCCACCATGTAGATAGATATACACACCGTACACGCAGtgacacacagagaaaaaatgaagggcTTCTCTCCGATATTCGACGAGAATAGCCCGATGGAATCTGCAGCGATATAGTCAACTTGGTGGGGGGCGGAATGTCGAAtagaaagggagaaaaaactAGGCGAGTTACCGATATGGAAATGAGCTGATTATATTGgatagatagagagagagagaggcatcTCCTTACCATAAACTATTAACGCCCAAGAAGATGAAAGCCGAATACTGCCAGCCGAGTGAGAGCGACTCTCCGATGTGCAACGGGAAGCAAAGTCCGTTGGAGCCGTAGTAGTGCGTCGACTGCCGCCAGTACAGCACTGCGCGCCCAGCATTTTTGCATCAACGCAAATACACgcacagaaaacaaaagaagaaaaaagaaaagtgacagTGATTTATTGGAATTCGTTCAAGTCGAGCGCAGTGGGCTGACATGATTAGTTATTTACCCGGAACGATGGCCATAATCAACCCGAGCCCCCATATGAGGACTAGGCTAATTTTGGCTGTCTTCTGGTTGAGTTTCGTGTAGCCAAACGGCGAAGCTATACATAGGAAGCGCTCCATTGACATGAACGCTAAAAGCAACAGAGaaacctgaaaaaagaaaagaaaagaatgacgATCATTTCAAGAACAATGAAAGCTATTTTCTCGGTCCGTTTGCGATGATGCGCATCAGTCGTGGCCGAACGCCAGATAGAACCCGCCGGGACCCTCCCCTGGACTATATAATCGTTTATATGGACTAATACCTCGGTTGAGGTCATGGCCACGACCCCGACGAAAGTGCAGCCCAGCGATGAAGTCCACTGATGCGAGTACTGGCGATAGACTTCGCGGTACTGCAAGTCCTGAATAGCTATGGCGAATAGGTAGAAGCCCATCAACATGTCGGCCACTGGACGACGTGAGAACAACGCGCGGTCACGCAAGGTTGGACGAGGAGAtggtcaaataaaaacattcaaagaTGAAACAAATCAGTCAGCACACAAATGGTTAGACGGTATGGGTCATGAACGAGCTGTAAGAACCTGCCAAGCTCCGGATGAAGTTGAGTGGCACTTTATTCTCATCTTTGAGTATGCCCCGCCCTAGCAACACGAGCGAATTGCCTATCAGAGTGAAAATGGCGATGGCCCACAGAATAATCCGGATCAGCGTTCGATTCAACAAATTCTCCGTCGAAGATAATCCtgcgcaaaataaaacattttgaagaaaaatgaagcgTGTTGAATCTAATGTTATCGATGTGTATACCGTCAGTGTTGGGCCGGCATTTGGGAACGGTCGGGACGTAACTGCAATACTGGAAGCGAATAAAGTACCTGCgtgaaaaaaccaacaacaaatcatCGTAAAATAATGACGACTGAAATTCGCTCGCATAAATTCTCAATCCATTCAAAATTGTCCTTACACGAAATCCAAATTGGTTAAACTGCTAAACATGTCGACGTCGATGTTCTGGATATCAATATCCTccaagtttctattttttgcaTGGCAAATTTAATTAAGGATAAAAGGTCGCTGACGTAATCGAGAACTTACAAggatttgatgtttttcaacGGTAGGAAAACTTCGGCGGGAAGTTGCAGAATATTGTTGAAGCCCAGGGACCTCATTAAAAAGTTAATCAAATTCATTAGGCCATaaagtcaaaatttaaaaaaaacggacgaTTCTGCGCAATTGACATTTCACGAGTAGCCCTCGTCTATCCCTGCCAATGTTCGTTGTTCTCTTTGGCCATGTCAAATATACTTACAATGATGTTAATTGGCTGTTCTGAGCGAAGAGCCGTGGTGGAATAGTTGTGAGTAAATTATGGGACAGATCCCTGCAAATGGCAAGGAATGTGCGATAACGATATTAAACCCCGAAAGTTGATGGCAATTGATTAACACGAGATATTCATACAATTCCTGCAGCTGGGTGAGTGTCCAGAACGATTTCGGGTGCAGTCGAGTCAGTTTGTTTTCTCGCAATGATCTAACGACATATTCATATCGTAATTGGGTCAATTAGACAACATTAAAGCTAAATAATTCACCGTCGACATTAAAACAAAGTATTATAATTAACCAAACTTACAAATAAGTAAGAGAGCTGAGATTTCGGAATGTCATCTCTTCAATATACTGGATTTCATTATGCTCCAACATtctaaaaggaaaaggaaaactccGATCGTTAGGATCAGAACGGAGTAAGTGGATTTACAACACCAAAGTTCTTGAATGGGTGTAGACGGGTACGAAGaaagcaaacaaaataatgaaaaacacTTGTAACTGCACTCACAATTCTCTCAGGTGTATCCAGGACGAGAAGCTGTGATTGCTGAGTCGCAAGTAATTGCTAGACAAGTCcctggggaaaaaaaataaataaatgaatttagaCCCAAAGGGAAATGTACCATGCAATCAATATACACGTGCgtatgtataggcctataggtGGCAATCAAATCTAAtaaaagatataaaaagatGTATAGCTACAGCCATTGGAGATTCGGTAGACTGTTGAGAGCATCTAGGGAAGTGTCGTTGATCTCGTTATTGTCTAGAAACAATCGCGTGACGTTCCCCAGTCCTTTGAATCCATTGGGTTCGATCCCGCTAATGGAATTCTTGGACAAATACCTGTTTGCATCATATCCACCAATCGATACAAATACGATACAGTATATCAGTATaagagtatatatatacattataCAATTGAAGTTAAAGTTAAATGTAACAAAGTCAATAAGTGCGCATCGAATATAACCGCCAGTTTGACTTGTGATTGGATAAGAAAACTTTTATATTCCTTTGTTAAATAGAATCAGTCTGggatatattattatatgtcAGACGATATAGTCAATAAAGTTTGAGTGTATTATACTGTGTAACTTACAGGAATCGAAGAAGTTTTTGGTGGCGGAAAACGTCATTGGCAATCGTCCGGATGCTGTTCTGTTCCAAATGTCTGCTCCcgtgcaaaagaaaaaaagaagaaacccccCGTGAACATTtgcaaacagaaaagaaagaaaataaaagatcagagaaagagagagtcaGAAACTCTGGCACATATAACcctaaaaagataagaaaaaaccctaattcaattgaaactgCAGCGGTATGGCAGTTCTACATACACCACTGCAGTACAAACGTGTATATCTAACGTACACGGGTAAAACGGAtatggaaaaaagagaaagagaaaaaaaggagttggTTTTcagtgtgtacgtgtgtgttaAAGCCTAAGTTTGGAAGCTATATAGGGCAATCGGCTTGCTGGGCAAACGTCCAAACTCACTTCtaaaagtaataataacaCAGTGACACAAAGAGTATATGAACAGAGCAaaggaggaaagagagagagagagagaggggggtgaaTAGAATGGcgtaaaaagtttttattgtttcatctTATATTTTGGGCTTTTATAGTGTTATTATACTGACATGATCTCCAGAACGGTGTAGCGGCTGAACGCGAAGCGGGGTATAGTTTTGATGCTGTTGTTGGCCAAAATCCTTTAGGTCCGGAGATGTTgtagaagagagaaatatggaaaacaaaaataaaacaaaacatcagAGGAGGAAATCATTTGTATAGATGTGATGCCGTTGTTAGTTTTTCAACACGACTTTTGAATGTTTAGTAGATCTAATCTAATCATCAAGCGTGTATACGTGCGCATCTGCTAATGTAATATGCCAACTGAATCATCagaaatttcaatatttacaGCCGACTGAGTGTGTTGGGCGGTGTGATCTGCTCCGGAATATTGGCGAGTCCCATGTGCTG
Encoded proteins:
- the LOC124199320 gene encoding relaxin receptor 2-like; translated protein: MPTSVGGGHGLVISRRVLLIVGLTVSIVLVVCAFTLLLVLQDGPCGSGSFQCGNSSVCIPQQSYCDNDPDCPNGEDEEYDKCVDFHGSTFLAPDWYNVLNKTQQQAGLPDVLAGQQETNHTCLLRNFPAKCICEQTNLFCKHMGLANIPEQITPPNTLSRLILANNSIKTIPRFAFSRYTVLEIIHLEQNSIRTIANDVFRHQKLLRFLYLSKNSISGIEPNGFKGLGNVTRLFLDNNEINDTSLDALNSLPNLQWLDLSSNYLRLSNHSFSSWIHLRELMLEHNEIQYIEEMTFRNLSSLTYLSLRENKLTRLHPKSFWTLTQLQELDLSHNLLTTIPPRLFAQNSQLTSLSLGFNNILQLPAEVFLPLKNIKSLNLEDIDIQNIDVDMFSSLTNLDFVYFIRFQYCSYVPTVPKCRPNTDGLSSTENLLNRTLIRIILWAIAIFTLIGNSLVLLGRGILKDENKVPLNFIRSLAVADMLMGFYLFAIAIQDLQYREVYRQYSHQWTSSLGCTFVGVVAMTSTEVSLLLLAFMSMERFLCIASPFGYTKLNQKTAKISLVLIWGLGLIMAIVPVLYWRQSTHYYGSNGLCFPLHIGESLSLGWQYSAFIFLGVNSLCVLVVICTYVGLFVSIRRTRGQTPLANPNDMDFVLRFFFIVLTNIMCWAPVYVLRLLVLLKYPVPDEVSIWVVVFVVPINAAIDPILYTFTTPKFRRLLAQLFAATGAGSANNSRRFNSTSIKLKADQSYLQPMLSPHHRRMSWDQHLHLTRRISRDTSHVTTVVAADPVALMDGIHDPSVLIEMVSLQSPMAGRRNSL